From one Triticum urartu cultivar G1812 chromosome 3, Tu2.1, whole genome shotgun sequence genomic stretch:
- the LOC125547989 gene encoding transcription factor RAX1-like, which produces MGRAPCCDRAAVKRGPWSPEEDDALRDYMQRHGNTGSWITLPNKAGLKRCGKSCRLRWLNYLRPDIRHGGFTDEEDTIIYSLYSQLGSKWSLIASQLERRTDNDVKNHWNTKLKKRLAAAAAAFSTRRSPSFMPLPAPAPAHAHPSPLLPLPVPTVKAETYTYDDFLAPTAGLQDPFAAEGSSSASAALQDPFAAEGSSSASAALPDTLAGEGSTSASAASSGSNWSAVDNAGGFFVDFCAAGADLAAADQFLGGFYYPLDPTLSLV; this is translated from the exons ATGGGGAGGGCGCCGTGCTGCGACAGGGCGGCGGTGAAGCGGGGCCCGTGGTCGCCGGAGGAGGACGACGCGCTGCGCGACTACATGCAGCGCCACGGCAACACCGGCAGCTGGATCACCCTCCCCAACAAAGCCG GGCTCaagaggtgcggcaagagctgcAGGCTGCGGTGGCTCAACTACCTCCGCCCCGACATCCGCCACGGCGGCTTCACCGACGAGGAGGACACTATCATCTACTCCCTCTACAGCCAGCTCGGCAGCAA GTGGTCGCTGATCGCGTCGCAGCTGGAGAGGAGGACGGACAACGACGTCAAGAACCACTGGAACACCAAGCTCAAGaagcgcctcgccgccgccgccgccgccttctccaCCCGCCGCTCCCCGTCCTTCATGCCGCTGCCGGCGCCGGCCCCAGCTCACGCGCACCCGTCGCCGCTGCTCCCGCTCCCCGTGCCGACCGTGAAGGCCGAGACGTACACTTACGACGACTTCCTGGCGCCGACCGCCGGGCTGCAGGACCCGTTCGCCGCCGAGGGCTCGTCTTCGGCCTCCGCCGCGCTGCAGGACCCGTTCGCCGCGGAGGGCTCGTCCTCGGCCTCCGCCGCGCTCCCGGACACGCTCGCCGGCGAGGGCTCGACGTCGGCCTCCGCCGCGTCGTCGGGGTCCAACTGGTCGGCGGTCGACAACGCCGGCGGGTTCTTCGTGGACTTCTGCGCGGCCGGCGCCGACCTCGCCGCCGCGGACCAGTTCCTCGGCGGCTTCTACTACCCTCTCGACCCGACCCTGTCACTAGTGTAG